One stretch of Lacimicrobium alkaliphilum DNA includes these proteins:
- a CDS encoding NYN domain-containing protein has translation MAEEKVLILADVQNLYYTTRDACSRNFDYNQFWAQATAGRKVVKAFAYAIDRGDQKQRQFQNILRAIGFELRLKPFIQRADGSAKGDWDVGITLDAMDYADQVDTVVLASGDGDFAILAERIQQKYGCRVEVYGVPKLTAAALINAATQFIPVEGELLL, from the coding sequence ATGGCTGAAGAAAAAGTACTGATTCTGGCCGATGTACAGAATCTGTATTACACCACCCGGGATGCCTGTTCCCGTAACTTTGATTACAACCAGTTCTGGGCTCAGGCCACTGCAGGGCGGAAGGTGGTAAAGGCCTTTGCCTATGCCATTGACAGGGGCGATCAAAAACAGCGCCAGTTCCAGAATATCCTGCGCGCCATTGGTTTTGAGCTGCGCCTGAAACCTTTTATCCAGCGCGCCGACGGCTCCGCCAAAGGTGACTGGGATGTGGGGATAACTCTTGATGCCATGGATTATGCCGACCAGGTGGATACGGTGGTGCTGGCCTCCGGCGATGGTGACTTTGCCATACTAGCGGAGCGAATTCAGCAAAAATATGGCTGCAGGGTTGAGGTGTATGGCGTACCCAAACTGACCGCTGCAGCACTGATCAATGCCGCCACTCAGTTTATTCCTGTTGAGGGTGAGTTGCTGCTCTGA
- a CDS encoding GNAT family N-acetyltransferase, whose translation MKIEIEDSPSAELTDFLHQQIVDFNRAHRELNQRQSIAAVIRDEQNKIIAGAAGESFGNWLQLKTLWVDESQRGKRLGSQLLKAIESKAKARGCKFCLLDTLDIQAKPFYEKLGYKVQWTQQHYPLTGAKHFMIKEL comes from the coding sequence ATGAAAATAGAAATCGAAGATTCTCCCTCTGCTGAACTGACAGACTTTTTACATCAACAGATTGTTGATTTTAACCGCGCTCACCGGGAGCTGAATCAGCGACAGAGTATTGCTGCGGTTATACGTGATGAGCAGAATAAAATTATTGCCGGTGCCGCTGGTGAATCGTTTGGTAACTGGCTGCAGCTTAAAACCCTGTGGGTGGATGAAAGCCAGAGGGGCAAGCGCTTAGGCAGTCAGCTCCTGAAAGCGATCGAAAGTAAAGCCAAAGCCCGCGGCTGCAAGTTCTGCCTGCTCGACACCCTCGATATTCAGGCTAAGCCCTTTTATGAAAAGCTTGGCTATAAGGTGCAATGGACTCAACAACATTACCCTCTGACCGGCGCTAAGCATTTTATGATTAAGGAACTCTGA
- a CDS encoding ATP-binding protein gives MQTELENLLLEVSKSRLIDLGDMQQAEELIINSLLRGLQIQRAGVWMLDKQAGGIRCNLVIDLFHQTRDENIVLTRKKFPQYFKALDTERTIAACDALTDPATKAFADVYLKPMGIGAMLDVPIRHRGKMVGIVCCEHIGGEKIWSQDEQSFAAAMADLVGRAISAKERNDYARQLEETNASLEKLVQERTSSLEQTLDSLKQAQKQLIENEKMASLGSLVSGVAHEVNTPLGIAVTGASHCQHLLTQLRAKIGDNRLTRSALDQHMDSMDQSLDLVTLNLDRAAELVQNFKKTAVDQHSLALTRFELGEYIQVVMSSLLPMLKKNQVNYWLRAEDKISMYSYPGALAQILTNLTNNACLHAFSENNDKNELLIEVQRQQHQNNEHAVIAFKDNGSGMSAGILKNIFQPFFTTRRGKGGSGLGLSISYNLATAKLKGSLDAKSQPQQGTTFTLTLPCHLDK, from the coding sequence ATGCAGACAGAACTGGAAAATCTGTTACTGGAAGTATCAAAATCCAGGCTTATTGATTTGGGTGACATGCAGCAGGCAGAGGAGCTGATTATCAACTCACTGCTGCGTGGCCTGCAGATCCAGCGGGCCGGTGTGTGGATGCTGGATAAACAGGCCGGAGGTATTCGCTGTAATCTGGTCATTGATCTGTTCCATCAGACCCGCGACGAAAATATCGTTCTCACCCGCAAGAAATTCCCGCAGTATTTTAAGGCGCTGGATACGGAGCGTACAATCGCCGCCTGCGATGCGCTGACTGATCCTGCTACAAAAGCCTTTGCTGATGTGTACTTAAAGCCTATGGGGATAGGAGCCATGCTGGATGTTCCCATACGCCACCGCGGTAAAATGGTGGGCATTGTCTGTTGTGAGCATATAGGCGGTGAGAAAATCTGGAGCCAGGACGAACAGAGCTTTGCTGCGGCCATGGCCGATTTAGTAGGGCGGGCCATCAGTGCCAAAGAACGCAACGACTATGCCAGACAACTTGAAGAAACCAATGCCTCACTGGAAAAACTGGTACAGGAGCGCACCTCAAGCCTTGAACAGACTCTGGACTCCCTGAAACAGGCCCAGAAGCAGCTAATCGAAAATGAAAAAATGGCGTCACTCGGCAGTCTGGTATCCGGAGTTGCCCATGAAGTGAATACGCCTTTAGGTATCGCTGTGACCGGCGCCAGTCATTGTCAGCATTTGCTGACCCAGTTAAGGGCAAAAATAGGCGATAACCGGCTCACCCGCAGCGCGCTTGATCAGCATATGGACAGCATGGATCAAAGCCTGGACTTGGTAACGCTTAATCTGGACAGAGCGGCAGAGCTGGTGCAGAACTTTAAGAAAACCGCAGTGGATCAGCACAGCCTGGCGCTGACCCGATTTGAGTTGGGTGAGTATATTCAGGTGGTAATGTCGAGCTTATTGCCAATGCTGAAAAAAAATCAGGTAAATTACTGGTTGCGCGCTGAGGATAAGATCTCAATGTACAGCTATCCCGGTGCCCTGGCCCAGATTCTCACCAATCTGACTAATAACGCCTGCCTGCATGCTTTTAGTGAAAACAATGACAAAAATGAACTGTTGATCGAAGTACAGCGCCAGCAGCACCAGAATAATGAGCATGCAGTGATTGCCTTTAAGGACAATGGCAGTGGCATGTCTGCCGGGATACTGAAAAATATTTTCCAGCCCTTTTTTACTACCCGCCGTGGTAAAGGTGGCTCAGGTCTGGGTCTGTCTATCAGTTACAATCTGGCCACGGCCAAGCTGAAGGGTTCGCTGGATGCCAAGTCACAGCCGCAACAAGGCACTACTTTTACCTTAACCCTGCCCTGCCATCTGGATAAATAG
- a CDS encoding DUF3545 family protein, producing the protein MDQSDLMSMLDLESRPVKNKSKKRKWREIEAIQDQYRLRKELADMDVLLDYELSELDA; encoded by the coding sequence GTGGATCAGTCAGATTTGATGTCTATGCTCGACTTAGAGTCCCGTCCCGTTAAGAACAAAAGCAAAAAACGCAAATGGAGAGAGATCGAAGCCATACAGGATCAATACCGGCTTCGCAAAGAACTGGCAGATATGGACGTACTGCTGGATTATGAATTAAGCGAACTCGATGCCTGA
- the ung gene encoding uracil-DNA glycosylase has protein sequence MDWQVLLGEEKQQPYFQKILSFVQAEREAGKTIYPPREDVFNAFKYTALADLKVVILGQDPYHGPNQAHGLCFSVQPGIKPPPSLVNIYKELARDIAEFTVPQHGCLQHWAEQGVLLLNTVLTVEQGQAHSHAKIGWETFTDKVIEQINRHTQGVVFLLWGSHAQKKGSIVDRQRHLVLSAPHPSPLSAHRGFLGCGHFSQANTYLQQQGKAAIDWRLD, from the coding sequence ATGGACTGGCAGGTATTACTGGGTGAAGAAAAGCAGCAGCCCTATTTTCAGAAGATTTTAAGTTTTGTGCAGGCCGAGCGTGAGGCGGGTAAAACCATTTATCCGCCCCGTGAGGATGTATTTAATGCCTTTAAATACACGGCCTTAGCCGATCTTAAAGTGGTCATTCTCGGCCAGGACCCTTACCATGGCCCGAATCAGGCCCATGGCCTGTGCTTTTCGGTGCAGCCCGGTATCAAGCCGCCGCCGTCGCTGGTCAATATCTACAAAGAACTGGCCCGGGACATTGCTGAATTTACTGTTCCCCAACATGGTTGCCTGCAACATTGGGCGGAGCAGGGCGTGTTGCTACTCAACACGGTACTGACAGTAGAGCAGGGGCAGGCCCACTCTCATGCCAAAATTGGCTGGGAAACCTTTACCGATAAGGTGATTGAACAGATTAACCGCCATACACAGGGCGTGGTATTCCTTTTATGGGGCAGCCATGCACAAAAAAAGGGCAGTATAGTGGACCGTCAACGGCATCTTGTGCTCAGTGCGCCCCATCCCTCTCCCTTATCTGCGCACAGAGGTTTTCTTGGTTGTGGGCACTTTTCCCAGGCCAATACCTATCTCCAACAGCAGGGTAAGGCTGCTATCGACTGGCGCTTAGACTAA